In Chryseobacterium gleum, a single genomic region encodes these proteins:
- a CDS encoding penicillin-binding transpeptidase domain-containing protein yields the protein MQKQNEYDNKRKKTLRWGYLFAVVALCVFVMFLARIVILQNTNVQEIKDDYINKNYREATLKAARGNLFASDGSILATTVMRYDIYLDFKTMKDTVYSNNIGALTDSLSKMFGKPRSEFRQKFDEQKKKKNQYYTLVKGLDFDQYDRIRKFPIFKRGKNKGGFIVDRNYKRELATSEIGAGTIGMDNGELKSGLEGAFSKYLTGTDGKRLEQRINSSQWKPIDFWKVQEPVDGEDVYTTLDLRIQDIAHSALEKQLINFEAKHGTVIVMEVETGKVRALVNLRRTESGDYEDSYNYALKDNIEPGSTFKTISLLAAMDDGFIDENTTVNVGNGVWVYAKQRISDGHGGGTYDISDVLAKSSNVGTAKLITKYYAEKPQIFLDHLKRWKLFDKMDIELPGITKPKIVTPENKRWNAATLASISYGYSSNINLLQLTTFYNGVANGGKMLKPLFIDKIMKDGKVMYSAKPEVMVNKMASEKAIKMMTSALTKAVEKGTGRSIFTPNLKMAGKTGTARFEYWLPGPMKYRASFAGFYPADAPKYTCYVMISEPNTAKGFYGGSVSAPVFKEIAGKTFLKTPQNIEKEMLVDKKVNLSKMVEPNVKIAVNDKQMPNVVGLIGKNVIPQLENLGYRVDYKGVGRIKEQFPLEGTTISKNQRIYLSLQN from the coding sequence ATGCAAAAGCAAAATGAATACGACAATAAACGTAAAAAAACGTTACGATGGGGCTACCTCTTTGCAGTGGTAGCTTTGTGCGTGTTTGTTATGTTCTTGGCAAGGATTGTGATCCTTCAGAATACCAATGTCCAGGAAATTAAAGATGATTACATTAATAAAAACTATCGTGAAGCCACTTTAAAGGCTGCCCGCGGTAATCTTTTTGCTTCCGACGGTTCTATCCTCGCTACAACTGTAATGCGTTATGACATCTATCTTGACTTCAAAACGATGAAAGATACGGTGTATTCCAACAACATCGGAGCATTGACTGATTCCCTGAGTAAAATGTTCGGGAAACCGAGAAGTGAATTCAGACAGAAGTTTGATGAGCAGAAAAAAAAGAAAAATCAGTACTACACTTTGGTAAAAGGGCTTGACTTTGACCAGTATGACAGAATCAGAAAGTTCCCGATCTTCAAAAGAGGTAAAAACAAAGGAGGATTTATCGTTGACAGAAACTATAAAAGAGAATTGGCTACCTCAGAAATCGGAGCCGGTACCATCGGTATGGATAACGGAGAACTTAAATCCGGACTGGAAGGCGCTTTTTCAAAATATCTGACAGGTACTGACGGAAAAAGACTGGAACAAAGAATTAACTCTTCCCAGTGGAAACCGATTGATTTCTGGAAAGTTCAGGAACCTGTAGATGGTGAAGATGTTTATACCACTTTAGACCTTAGAATTCAGGATATTGCGCACTCTGCTCTTGAGAAGCAGTTAATTAATTTCGAAGCAAAACATGGCACCGTAATCGTCATGGAGGTTGAAACTGGAAAAGTACGTGCTCTTGTTAATTTAAGAAGGACAGAATCCGGCGATTATGAAGATTCTTACAACTATGCACTAAAAGACAATATCGAGCCCGGATCCACCTTTAAAACCATTTCTCTGCTGGCAGCAATGGATGATGGATTTATTGATGAAAACACAACTGTAAATGTTGGAAACGGCGTTTGGGTATATGCAAAACAGAGAATTTCCGATGGCCACGGAGGTGGAACATACGATATCAGTGATGTACTGGCGAAGTCCAGTAATGTAGGTACTGCCAAACTGATCACAAAGTACTATGCTGAAAAACCACAGATTTTCCTTGATCACCTGAAACGCTGGAAATTATTCGACAAAATGGACATTGAACTTCCGGGTATTACAAAACCAAAAATTGTTACTCCGGAAAACAAAAGATGGAATGCAGCAACGCTTGCTTCTATATCATACGGATATTCTTCCAATATCAACCTGCTTCAATTAACAACATTTTATAATGGGGTAGCTAACGGGGGAAAAATGCTTAAGCCTTTATTCATTGATAAAATCATGAAAGACGGAAAAGTGATGTACAGTGCAAAACCTGAAGTAATGGTAAATAAAATGGCTTCTGAAAAAGCTATTAAAATGATGACCAGTGCTTTAACAAAAGCTGTAGAAAAAGGAACAGGACGAAGCATTTTTACGCCTAACCTGAAAATGGCAGGAAAAACAGGAACCGCAAGATTTGAATACTGGCTGCCCGGCCCTATGAAGTACCGTGCCTCATTCGCAGGCTTCTATCCGGCAGACGCTCCAAAATACACCTGTTATGTAATGATCAGTGAGCCGAATACGGCAAAAGGCTTTTACGGAGGATCGGTTTCAGCACCGGTGTTTAAGGAAATTGCAGGAAAGACATTCCTGAAAACTCCGCAGAATATTGAAAAAGAAATGCTGGTAGACAAAAAGGTAAACCTGAGTAAAATGGTTGAGCCTAATGTAAAAATAGCAGTAAATGATAAACAGATGCCTAATGTAGTAGGATTAATCGGGAAAAATGTGATCCCGCAATTGGAAAACTTAGGCTATCGTGTCGACTATAAAGGAGTAGGAAGAATAAAAGAACAATTCCCTCTGGAAGGCACAACGATCAGTAAGAACCAGAGAATTTATTTATCTCTGCAGAATTAA
- a CDS encoding SH3 domain-containing protein, translating to MKKLIPFILLIFTLFPLISCFKANDNVGYGGRCTGSANCTACSNCSGCGHCSSGGVCGVCRGGYSERSSSKSKSKKDKSSDSYKSSKPHTGKPPKVFIDKVNINLNSNNRYIAGISTTNVYEKPTFKSKVITTVPKDTKLTQLSKEGSWYKVQVKSSRKIGYVFNKDVK from the coding sequence ATGAAAAAACTAATTCCATTCATATTACTGATCTTCACTTTATTTCCATTAATTTCTTGTTTTAAAGCCAATGACAATGTAGGATACGGTGGGAGATGTACCGGTTCCGCCAATTGTACGGCCTGTTCAAATTGCTCAGGCTGCGGACACTGCAGCAGCGGAGGAGTCTGTGGAGTCTGCCGTGGTGGATATTCCGAGAGGAGCTCTTCAAAAAGCAAGTCTAAAAAAGATAAATCTTCGGATTCCTACAAATCTTCAAAGCCCCACACTGGTAAACCTCCAAAAGTATTTATTGATAAGGTAAACATCAATCTTAACTCTAACAACAGATACATTGCAGGCATTTCAACAACAAATGTTTATGAAAAACCGACTTTTAAATCTAAAGTAATAACAACAGTTCCTAAAGATACCAAACTAACACAGCTCTCAAAGGAAGGATCATGGTATAAAGTACAGGTTAAATCAAGTAGAAAAATAGGATATGTTTTCAATAAAGATGTCAAATAA
- a CDS encoding DUF6804 family protein yields MKPFLTICALCCFAGIFKLPIEYYTFLRIIISIGALLVLYNTLSSRQHYFSILFLIILILFNPVFPIYLYRKNIWIPIDIITGILFLLINFIERKEQKKEEEEEIIEETSEHLPAIHQRTVSRDRIINPKTTKQE; encoded by the coding sequence ATGAAACCATTTCTCACCATCTGTGCGTTATGTTGTTTTGCTGGTATTTTCAAACTTCCTATAGAATATTATACTTTTCTTAGAATTATTATTTCCATTGGAGCTTTATTGGTTTTATACAATACGCTGAGCTCTAGACAACATTATTTCAGTATACTATTTCTAATCATTCTCATTCTTTTCAATCCCGTTTTCCCAATTTATCTGTATCGGAAAAACATTTGGATCCCAATTGATATTATAACGGGAATTTTATTTCTGCTGATCAATTTCATAGAAAGAAAAGAACAAAAAAAAGAAGAAGAGGAAGAAATTATCGAAGAAACCTCAGAGCACTTACCTGCCATACACCAAAGAACTGTTTCCAGAGACAGAATTATTAATCCTAAAACAACAAAACAAGAGTAA
- a CDS encoding PH domain-containing protein: protein MNLKKFLNEEQDPQAVEKLLGRINSLLTSQEFVEYIAVQKKPVINLSPDCIALTNRRIIFCRPKTFGLSMDFQDYNWVDIADCHIKEGIVGSTFTMRTTKNYTNMMDYLPKNQARKLYQFAQEVEERMRGVRREKNLETLRASAGGVTVNNATPIITQPQPFQEEKKPLLIENEDPFALLQKLKDLKENGIISPEEFEIKKNEILSRV from the coding sequence ATGAACTTAAAAAAATTTTTAAATGAAGAACAGGATCCTCAAGCTGTTGAAAAGCTGTTAGGAAGAATCAACAGTTTACTTACCTCACAAGAATTTGTAGAATATATAGCTGTTCAGAAGAAACCTGTGATCAATTTATCTCCTGATTGTATTGCTCTAACCAACAGAAGAATTATTTTCTGCAGGCCGAAAACCTTTGGGTTATCCATGGATTTTCAGGATTATAACTGGGTAGACATCGCTGATTGTCATATCAAAGAAGGAATTGTTGGCTCTACTTTTACAATGAGAACAACAAAAAATTATACTAATATGATGGATTATCTGCCTAAAAATCAAGCCAGAAAGCTATATCAGTTTGCACAGGAAGTAGAAGAAAGAATGCGCGGTGTAAGAAGAGAAAAAAATCTTGAAACTTTGAGGGCTTCCGCAGGAGGGGTTACTGTAAACAATGCGACCCCTATCATCACGCAACCTCAACCATTTCAGGAAGAAAAAAAGCCACTGCTAATAGAAAATGAAGATCCTTTTGCCTTATTGCAGAAGCTGAAAGACTTAAAAGAGAACGGAATAATCTCTCCCGAAGAATTTGAAATAAAAAAGAACGAAATTTTATCAAGAGTTTAA
- a CDS encoding alpha/beta fold hydrolase: MIFSTKKEKKYSYIEAGEGHPLVLLHGLMGGLSNFDKMVDFFSEKGFKVYVPQLPIYDLPVLNTNLTTIAKYIIKFIESHISGPVTIVGNSMGGHVGLILTLARPDLVKNLVLTGSSGLYERTFGDSFPRKNDRSYIRKKTEEVFYDPKIATEDLVDEVFGVVNDRMKGIKTVMLARSAIKHNMLNDLPKIMTPTCLIWGKQDNVTPPEVAEDMHKFIPNSDLFWIDKCGHAAMMEKPDEFNEILYNWIKDKV; the protein is encoded by the coding sequence ATGATATTTAGTACAAAAAAAGAAAAGAAATATTCCTATATAGAAGCAGGAGAAGGACATCCATTAGTGCTGTTGCACGGGTTAATGGGTGGTTTGAGTAATTTCGATAAAATGGTAGATTTTTTTTCGGAAAAAGGGTTTAAGGTCTATGTGCCTCAGTTGCCCATCTATGATCTGCCGGTACTCAATACGAATCTTACCACTATCGCAAAATATATTATCAAGTTTATAGAAAGTCATATTTCAGGACCTGTAACCATTGTAGGAAACTCAATGGGAGGTCATGTAGGGCTTATTCTAACTCTGGCAAGACCTGATCTGGTAAAAAACCTGGTTCTTACCGGAAGTTCCGGATTGTATGAAAGAACTTTCGGGGACAGCTTTCCAAGGAAAAATGACCGGTCTTATATCAGAAAGAAAACCGAAGAAGTTTTCTATGATCCAAAGATTGCAACAGAAGATCTTGTAGATGAAGTTTTTGGAGTGGTAAATGACAGAATGAAGGGTATAAAAACAGTAATGCTGGCAAGAAGTGCCATCAAACATAACATGCTGAATGACCTTCCGAAAATTATGACACCAACCTGTCTGATATGGGGTAAACAGGATAATGTAACTCCGCCGGAAGTAGCAGAAGATATGCACAAGTTCATTCCTAATTCAGATTTGTTCTGGATAGATAAATGCGGTCATGCTGCCATGATGGAAAAGCCGGATGAATTCAATGAGATCCTGTACAACTGGATAAAAGATAAAGTTTAA
- a CDS encoding UDP-N-acetylmuramoyl-L-alanyl-D-glutamate--2,6-diaminopimelate ligase — translation MIITELVNRIPVLEIHGDNSREITELVIDSRKVTEDSLYVAMRGTVVDGHSFITSAIEKGAAAVVCEELPETLAENVTYILVKDSSKALGYLASNYYGNPSQKLKLIGVTGTNGKTSVSTLLFDVFKNLGYPAALLSTVEIRIGEEIIPATHTTPDVITINRILAEAVEKGCEFAFMEVSSHGIAQNRIEGLHFKIAGFTNLTHDHLDYHKTFEEYLKTKKRFFDELEDTAIAITNVDDKNGNVMLQNTKAKKKSYALKTMADYHGKLLEVDFNGMLLNFNGKEFWTTLTGKFNVYNLLLVFGIAAELGFEQDEILQAISKLKRVSGRFETFKSDGGIFFIVDYAHTPDALENILDSINDIRTKNERLITVFGCGGDRDHSKRPEMGNIATKKSTLAIITSDNPRTEDPTQIIKEIEAGVEPQNFSKYTSIPDRKEAIKMAIKFAEPKDIVLVAGKGHETYQEINGVKHHFDDKEVINELWKLMSK, via the coding sequence ATGATTATAACAGAATTAGTAAACAGAATCCCAGTACTGGAAATTCACGGAGATAACAGCCGTGAAATTACTGAATTGGTGATCGACAGCAGAAAAGTTACAGAAGACTCTCTATATGTTGCAATGAGAGGAACAGTAGTGGATGGTCACTCATTCATCACATCTGCTATTGAAAAAGGAGCTGCAGCAGTTGTTTGCGAAGAACTCCCTGAAACATTGGCAGAAAATGTAACATACATCCTGGTAAAAGATTCGTCTAAAGCCTTAGGATATCTCGCTTCCAATTACTATGGAAACCCTTCTCAGAAACTGAAGCTGATAGGAGTTACGGGAACCAATGGAAAAACTTCTGTTTCCACCCTTCTTTTTGATGTTTTCAAAAATCTGGGTTATCCTGCTGCGTTACTTTCTACTGTTGAAATCAGAATTGGTGAAGAAATTATACCGGCTACCCACACTACGCCTGACGTGATTACCATCAACAGGATTTTAGCTGAAGCCGTAGAAAAAGGATGTGAATTTGCTTTCATGGAAGTAAGCTCACATGGGATTGCTCAGAACAGAATTGAAGGATTGCACTTCAAAATAGCAGGCTTTACCAACCTTACCCATGATCATTTAGACTATCATAAAACATTCGAAGAATATTTAAAAACGAAAAAAAGATTCTTTGACGAATTAGAAGATACAGCTATTGCCATCACCAATGTGGATGATAAGAACGGCAATGTCATGCTTCAGAATACCAAGGCTAAAAAAAAGTCTTACGCTCTGAAAACCATGGCAGATTATCACGGAAAATTATTGGAAGTTGATTTCAACGGAATGCTGCTGAACTTCAACGGAAAAGAATTCTGGACGACATTGACCGGGAAATTCAATGTATACAACTTACTTCTTGTCTTTGGAATTGCTGCTGAACTAGGTTTTGAACAGGATGAAATTCTTCAGGCTATCAGCAAGTTAAAAAGAGTTTCCGGAAGATTTGAAACCTTCAAATCCGATGGTGGAATTTTCTTTATCGTAGATTATGCACATACTCCGGATGCATTGGAAAACATTCTGGACAGCATCAACGATATCAGAACCAAGAACGAAAGATTAATCACCGTGTTCGGCTGCGGAGGAGACAGAGATCACTCCAAAAGACCTGAAATGGGAAATATTGCCACTAAAAAATCAACCTTGGCAATCATCACTTCAGACAACCCAAGAACAGAAGATCCTACGCAGATTATCAAAGAAATTGAAGCGGGTGTTGAGCCACAGAACTTCAGCAAATACACTTCAATTCCGGACAGAAAAGAAGCCATAAAAATGGCGATAAAATTTGCTGAGCCTAAAGATATCGTTTTAGTTGCCGGAAAAGGCCACGAAACCTATCAGGAGATTAATGGTGTGAAACATCATTTTGATGACAAAGAAGTAATTAATGAGCTCTGGAAATTAATGAGCAAATAA
- the rsmH gene encoding 16S rRNA (cytosine(1402)-N(4))-methyltransferase RsmH, which produces MYHNPVLLKQSVDDLVTNPDGIYVDCTFGGGGHSREILSRLSDKGRLFSFDQDLDALKNTIDDPRFTLVNQNFRFLENSLLMYGVSQVDGILADLGVSSHQFDEADRGFSTRSNAPLDMRMNVMQNLDAKRVINEYEEEELADLFYHYGELREARKLAREIVHHRKTKSIETTEDLKKLFSYIPPHKVNKFYAQLFQAIRIEVNQELEVLKEMLVQAYNVLKPEGRLVVISYHSLEDRLVKRFLKNGMFEGEPERDIYGNYKKAFELVKSKAIIPDDKEIEENSRARSAKMRTGIKV; this is translated from the coding sequence ATGTATCATAACCCCGTTTTGTTGAAGCAGAGTGTTGATGATTTGGTGACGAATCCTGACGGAATATACGTGGACTGCACCTTTGGAGGAGGAGGCCATTCAAGAGAAATCCTGAGCCGGCTTTCCGATAAAGGAAGATTGTTCAGTTTTGATCAGGACCTGGATGCACTTAAAAATACAATTGATGATCCACGTTTTACATTGGTTAATCAGAATTTCAGATTCCTTGAAAACTCATTGCTGATGTATGGCGTTTCACAGGTAGACGGCATTTTGGCAGACTTAGGGGTGTCTTCTCATCAGTTTGATGAGGCAGACAGAGGTTTTTCAACAAGAAGTAATGCTCCTTTGGATATGAGAATGAATGTGATGCAGAATCTTGATGCCAAAAGAGTAATCAACGAATATGAAGAAGAAGAGCTTGCCGATCTTTTTTATCACTATGGAGAATTAAGAGAAGCAAGAAAGCTGGCGAGAGAAATTGTACATCACAGAAAAACAAAAAGTATAGAAACTACGGAAGATCTGAAAAAATTGTTCAGCTACATTCCGCCTCACAAGGTTAATAAATTCTATGCACAGCTTTTTCAGGCAATAAGAATTGAAGTGAATCAGGAACTTGAAGTATTGAAAGAAATGCTGGTTCAGGCTTACAATGTTTTGAAACCGGAAGGAAGATTAGTCGTTATTTCTTACCATTCCCTGGAAGACCGTTTGGTAAAGAGATTCCTGAAAAACGGAATGTTCGAGGGAGAACCGGAAAGAGATATCTACGGAAATTATAAAAAGGCATTCGAATTGGTCAAGAGTAAAGCAATCATCCCTGATGACAAAGAGATCGAAGAAAACTCGCGAGCAAGAAGTGCCAAGATGAGAACAGGAATTAAAGTATAA
- the yihA gene encoding ribosome biogenesis GTP-binding protein YihA/YsxC — translation MIIKTAEFVKSSGKWQECPEPNIPEYAFIGRSNVGKSSLINAMMNHKDLAKTSQTPGKTQLINHFLVNENWYLTDLPGYGYAKVSKVQRKDFEKLITNYILNRRNLVNLFVLVDVRHTPQKIDLEFIQWCGESGIPFSIVFTKADKLKPNAVIKNVEDYKAELHKTWEDLPELYITSAEKKEGGDKILDFIQKTNEFLTHNNISFDE, via the coding sequence ATGATTATCAAGACAGCAGAGTTTGTAAAGAGTAGCGGAAAATGGCAGGAATGTCCTGAACCTAATATTCCCGAGTATGCTTTTATCGGAAGGTCTAATGTAGGAAAGTCATCACTCATCAATGCGATGATGAATCATAAAGATCTTGCCAAAACATCACAGACACCCGGAAAAACCCAGCTGATCAATCATTTTTTAGTGAATGAAAACTGGTATCTTACCGATTTACCCGGATATGGATATGCAAAGGTTTCAAAAGTACAGCGAAAGGATTTTGAAAAACTGATCACCAATTATATTCTGAACAGAAGGAATCTGGTCAATCTTTTTGTCTTGGTAGATGTGAGACATACTCCACAGAAAATTGATCTGGAATTCATCCAATGGTGTGGAGAAAGCGGAATACCATTCTCAATTGTGTTTACAAAAGCTGATAAGCTGAAACCGAATGCCGTAATCAAAAATGTTGAGGATTATAAGGCAGAGCTTCACAAAACGTGGGAAGATCTCCCTGAGTTGTATATTACCTCAGCAGAAAAGAAAGAAGGAGGAGATAAGATTCTTGATTTTATTCAAAAAACCAATGAGTTTTTAACCCATAATAATATAAGCTTTGATGAGTAA
- a CDS encoding TM2 domain-containing protein, with the protein MKSKSTAALLAFFLGGLGIHRFYLGQNGVGILYLVFCWTFIPALVAFFDFFVLIFMSENRFNCKYNFNTGF; encoded by the coding sequence ATGAAATCAAAATCTACCGCCGCATTACTTGCTTTTTTCCTGGGAGGATTAGGCATTCACAGATTCTACTTAGGTCAGAATGGTGTGGGAATACTTTATCTTGTATTTTGCTGGACATTCATTCCCGCATTAGTTGCATTTTTTGATTTCTTCGTACTTATTTTTATGTCTGAAAACCGTTTTAATTGTAAATATAATTTTAACACAGGATTTTAA
- a CDS encoding type I restriction endonuclease has product MDLKIKLEQLQQKVMGLKDQIGTEEATKNAFVMPFIQILGYDIFNPTEVVPEHVCDIGTKKGEKVDYVIKNNDEPIFIIECKHWKESADAHNSQLHRYYHVSKTRFGVLTNGIVYNFYTDLEKPNIMDEKPFFTINIEDLKDSSIKILESFTKKNYNLESILDSAEALKYIKAIRKEFEKEIENPSDELVKLLVNLFFEKPLTANRMISFKEYAKKALTTSINESISFRLKSALSINEQIEKKEDDVKSSQSIDQNNDSKIITTEEELEGFQIVKAILREKIPSSRIAYRDTLSYFGILLDDNNRKPLCRLHFNTTNKYLETFHNGKEAGEKILLNTLDEIYNYRNQLHLTLENYG; this is encoded by the coding sequence ATGGATCTCAAAATTAAACTGGAGCAATTGCAGCAGAAAGTTATGGGGCTTAAAGACCAGATCGGAACTGAAGAAGCCACAAAAAATGCATTCGTGATGCCTTTTATACAAATCCTGGGATATGATATTTTTAATCCCACAGAAGTGGTTCCCGAGCACGTTTGTGATATCGGAACAAAAAAAGGAGAAAAGGTAGATTATGTGATCAAAAATAATGATGAACCTATCTTCATTATCGAGTGCAAACACTGGAAGGAAAGTGCAGATGCCCATAATTCACAGCTTCACAGGTATTATCATGTTTCGAAAACGAGATTCGGAGTTTTGACCAATGGAATTGTGTACAACTTTTATACAGATCTGGAAAAGCCCAATATTATGGACGAAAAACCGTTTTTCACCATCAATATTGAAGATTTAAAAGACAGTTCCATCAAAATTCTGGAAAGTTTCACCAAAAAAAATTATAACCTGGAAAGTATACTTGATTCTGCAGAAGCATTAAAGTATATCAAAGCCATCAGAAAGGAATTCGAAAAGGAAATTGAAAATCCATCTGATGAATTGGTAAAACTTCTGGTGAACCTCTTCTTTGAGAAACCTTTAACAGCCAACAGAATGATTTCTTTTAAAGAGTATGCTAAAAAAGCATTAACTACTTCTATTAATGAATCAATTAGTTTCCGGTTAAAGTCCGCATTGAGTATTAATGAACAGATAGAGAAAAAAGAAGATGATGTAAAATCATCACAATCTATTGATCAAAATAATGACTCTAAAATTATCACCACAGAAGAAGAGCTGGAAGGGTTTCAGATTGTAAAAGCCATTTTGAGAGAGAAAATTCCTTCTTCAAGAATTGCCTATCGGGATACTTTATCCTATTTCGGGATTTTATTAGATGACAATAACAGAAAACCACTTTGCAGATTACACTTCAATACAACAAATAAATACCTGGAAACTTTCCACAACGGAAAAGAAGCAGGAGAAAAGATTTTATTGAATACCCTTGATGAAATTTATAATTACAGAAATCAGCTTCATCTGACGCTGGAAAACTATGGATAA
- the mraZ gene encoding division/cell wall cluster transcriptional repressor MraZ: MKNFIGTYECKIDDKGRLKVPSSLIKQMENFDDKAFVVKRSVFQPCLEVYPMNAWDKLMGKINKLNRFIKKNADFIRMFTAGVKTVELDNAGRLQISKDLTVFANLQKDIVITSAGELFEIWDKDAYEKVIATNEADFASLAEDVMGSFDEE, translated from the coding sequence ATGAAAAATTTCATTGGAACATATGAGTGTAAAATTGACGACAAAGGCCGCTTAAAAGTTCCTTCATCTTTAATCAAACAGATGGAAAACTTCGACGATAAGGCGTTTGTAGTCAAAAGATCTGTGTTCCAACCTTGTCTGGAAGTTTATCCTATGAATGCATGGGACAAACTGATGGGTAAAATTAATAAACTGAACAGGTTCATAAAAAAGAATGCTGATTTCATACGAATGTTTACGGCAGGAGTAAAAACAGTAGAACTGGATAATGCAGGAAGACTACAGATCTCAAAAGACCTTACGGTTTTTGCAAATCTTCAGAAAGATATTGTGATTACCAGCGCAGGAGAACTCTTTGAGATTTGGGATAAAGACGCCTATGAAAAGGTGATTGCAACCAACGAAGCTGATTTTGCAAGCCTTGCTGAAGATGTGATGGGTTCTTTCGACGAAGAATAA
- a CDS encoding FtsL-like putative cell division protein codes for MAKRTTNRPQKRLTFIDIIKGNFLNRDEIKIHYKYFLLLFVLMMAMIYTNHLVNKKIKIVNALKEETEEYKSRNAYAQSKLIKVKMESELGKEVARDSLMTLENHPHKLLIKLDSTDAKAK; via the coding sequence TTGGCAAAAAGAACAACAAATCGCCCCCAGAAAAGACTCACTTTTATAGACATTATAAAAGGAAACTTTCTGAACCGTGATGAGATCAAAATACATTACAAGTATTTTCTCCTGCTGTTTGTTCTGATGATGGCCATGATTTATACCAACCATCTCGTCAATAAAAAAATTAAAATTGTAAACGCCTTAAAGGAAGAAACAGAAGAATATAAATCGAGAAATGCTTACGCTCAAAGTAAGCTGATCAAAGTAAAAATGGAATCAGAGCTGGGGAAAGAGGTAGCACGGGATTCATTGATGACCCTGGAAAACCACCCTCACAAATTGCTAATAAAACTGGACAGTACAGATGCAAAAGCAAAATGA
- a CDS encoding GNAT family N-acetyltransferase, protein MSNIVWKIKTFDEFTVPELYAVLKARIDVFVIEQNCPYPDLDNYDQKAVHIWAEEGGQVLAYCRIFDKGIKYDETSIGRVLTTELARGKSLGKQLIQYAVETIENRFHTSEIRISAQDYLLKFYSGFGFEDTGKKYLEDDIPHTEMIRK, encoded by the coding sequence ATGAGTAATATTGTCTGGAAAATCAAAACATTTGATGAGTTTACTGTTCCGGAGCTGTATGCCGTACTGAAAGCACGTATTGATGTTTTTGTTATTGAACAGAACTGCCCTTATCCTGATCTGGATAATTATGACCAGAAAGCAGTCCATATCTGGGCAGAAGAAGGCGGGCAGGTTTTAGCCTACTGCCGTATTTTTGATAAAGGTATAAAGTACGATGAAACTTCTATTGGCAGAGTTCTTACCACAGAGCTGGCAAGAGGAAAAAGTCTTGGAAAACAACTGATACAATATGCTGTAGAAACTATAGAAAACCGTTTCCATACTTCTGAAATCAGAATTTCAGCACAGGATTATCTGTTAAAATTTTACAGCGGATTCGGGTTTGAAGACACCGGAAAGAAATATCTGGAAGATGATATTCCGCATACGGAAATGATAAGAAAATAG